The proteins below come from a single Deltaproteobacteria bacterium genomic window:
- a CDS encoding DUF4160 domain-containing protein, whose product MPTVLKIGPYRFFFFAGDHNEPIHIHVECEDKVAKFWLDPVRLQKSGGFNRLEIGRIQKIVFKYQKKIREAWHEFFGH is encoded by the coding sequence ATGCCTACCGTCTTAAAAATAGGACCTTATCGATTTTTCTTTTTTGCGGGTGATCATAATGAGCCTATACATATTCATGTAGAGTGTGAGGATAAGGTTGCAAAATTTTGGCTTGATCCCGTTCGCTTACAAAAGAGTGGGGGCTTCAACCGTTTGGAAATTGGCCGTATTCAAAAAATAGTTTTTAAATACCAGAAAAAAATCAGGGAGGCGTGGCATGAATTTTTTGGCCATTGA
- a CDS encoding inositol-3-phosphate synthase, giving the protein MKRGKEIAPAEGKLGILLVGLGAVSTTFVAGVELIRRGLSKPIGSMTQMGHIRLGKRTEKRNPLVKDLVPLAKLEDIVFAAWDIFPDNAKEAALKAGVLSKEHIESIGPFLESVKPFKAVFDQNYVKNIKGSNVKSEKTKMDLANAVIQDIEGFKSKNNINRMVMIWCGSTESYITPTAAHQTLKSFEEALNNNDPTIAPSMVYAYAALKMGISYSNGAPNLTADIPALQQLAIEKNVPLSGKDFKTGQTLMKTILAPGFKARYLGVAGWYSTNILGNRDGEVLDDPGSFKTKEESKLGVLDTILQPEVYPDLYGSIYHKVKINYYPPRGDNKEGWDNIDIFGWLGYPMQIKVDFLCRDSILAAPLALDLVLFMDLAQRAGMRGIQEWLSFYYKSPMVAAGLYPEHHLFIQEMKLKNTLRYMMNEEQITHLGIEYYE; this is encoded by the coding sequence ATGAAACGCGGAAAAGAAATTGCTCCTGCCGAAGGCAAACTTGGAATATTATTAGTAGGTTTAGGTGCCGTCTCCACTACCTTTGTTGCAGGGGTGGAATTGATTCGCAGGGGTTTGTCAAAGCCTATTGGATCAATGACTCAAATGGGGCACATTCGCCTGGGCAAGCGCACCGAGAAGCGAAATCCTTTGGTAAAAGATTTGGTCCCTCTCGCAAAACTGGAAGACATTGTGTTTGCCGCCTGGGATATTTTTCCTGATAACGCCAAGGAAGCCGCATTGAAAGCGGGGGTTCTCAGCAAAGAACATATCGAGAGCATTGGGCCTTTTTTGGAAAGTGTGAAACCCTTCAAAGCGGTGTTTGATCAAAATTATGTAAAAAATATCAAGGGCAGCAATGTTAAATCCGAAAAAACCAAGATGGATTTAGCAAATGCCGTCATCCAGGACATTGAAGGATTTAAATCCAAAAACAACATCAATCGAATGGTCATGATCTGGTGTGGTTCCACCGAAAGTTATATTACCCCTACCGCCGCCCATCAAACCTTAAAGAGCTTTGAAGAGGCCTTAAATAACAATGACCCGACCATTGCCCCCAGCATGGTCTATGCCTACGCCGCCTTGAAAATGGGAATTTCTTATTCGAATGGTGCTCCTAATTTGACGGCAGACATTCCTGCCCTGCAACAACTCGCGATTGAAAAGAATGTCCCCCTCTCTGGAAAAGATTTTAAGACCGGCCAAACCTTGATGAAAACCATTTTGGCACCAGGCTTTAAGGCCCGTTATTTGGGCGTTGCCGGTTGGTATTCCACCAATATTTTAGGAAATCGTGATGGCGAAGTGTTGGATGACCCCGGCTCTTTCAAGACCAAAGAAGAAAGCAAACTGGGTGTGCTGGATACGATTTTACAACCTGAAGTTTATCCCGATCTATACGGCAGTATTTATCATAAAGTAAAAATCAATTATTACCCTCCCCGCGGTGATAACAAAGAAGGTTGGGACAACATCGATATTTTTGGATGGCTGGGCTATCCCATGCAGATCAAGGTGGACTTCCTTTGCCGCGATTCTATTCTAGCAGCTCCTCTGGCTTTGGATCTTGTACTGTTCATGGATTTGGCTCAACGCGCCGGCATGCGGGGTATTCAGGAATGGCTCTCCTTCTACTATAAATCACCAATGGTGGCCGCAGGACTGTATCCCGAACACCATCTCTTCATCCAGGAAATGAAATTGAAAAACACCCTGCGTTATATGATGAACGAGGAACAGATTACGCATTTGGGAATTGAGTATTATGAATAA
- a CDS encoding phosphatase PAP2 family protein: MNFSSQQPASPFFSWFKVSLVFVIFLAVNFIMGNLHYPHVLFSSAIFILFALHPNTRLFLVLAIPILLQNVIFDSFRFVPFHWYLPIHVREPYLFDQYFFSIFYQGRTYLPHEFLMHFQRPLLDLISGALYNVLDPVVVLLVVLFWKMKDEYFAARYTSAFLLMNFFAFATYLFYPAAAPWYVSKYGFISPLMPVPGSPAGLARFDQLLGLGVSKEFYSMSPVVFGALPSMHAGFTMLGFLYSLKLGKRWSIPIGIYSLGMWLSALYLEHHYVIDILLGIFYALIAYILMEKCFVKANASILDFLNKMLLYPKAPCLLGKK; encoded by the coding sequence AGTCCTTTTTTTTCCTGGTTCAAGGTAAGCCTCGTTTTTGTTATTTTTTTGGCAGTCAATTTTATCATGGGAAATTTGCATTATCCCCATGTGCTTTTTAGTTCTGCTATTTTTATTTTGTTCGCTTTGCATCCTAACACCCGACTATTTCTTGTTTTAGCGATTCCCATTTTATTACAAAATGTTATTTTTGACTCTTTCCGTTTTGTGCCTTTTCATTGGTATTTGCCCATTCATGTTCGGGAACCTTATCTTTTTGATCAGTATTTCTTTTCGATTTTTTATCAGGGTCGAACTTATCTTCCCCATGAGTTTTTAATGCATTTCCAGCGACCTCTTTTGGATCTTATTTCGGGTGCGCTTTATAATGTGTTAGATCCCGTGGTCGTATTATTGGTGGTGCTGTTCTGGAAGATGAAAGATGAATATTTCGCCGCGCGCTACACCTCTGCTTTTTTGCTCATGAATTTCTTTGCCTTTGCCACTTATCTTTTTTACCCCGCCGCTGCCCCCTGGTATGTGTCCAAATATGGTTTTATTTCTCCTTTGATGCCCGTTCCCGGGAGCCCTGCTGGGCTTGCCCGCTTTGATCAACTTCTGGGTTTAGGGGTCTCCAAAGAGTTTTATTCCATGAGTCCTGTGGTGTTTGGTGCCCTGCCTTCTATGCATGCTGGTTTTACGATGCTGGGTTTTCTCTATTCCCTGAAGCTAGGTAAAAGATGGTCTATTCCCATAGGAATTTATAGTTTGGGGATGTGGTTATCGGCCTTGTATTTGGAGCATCATTATGTGATCGATATCCTCTTGGGTATTTTCTACGCCCTGATTGCCTACATTTTGATGGAAAAGTGTTTTGTAAAGGCCAATGCAAGCATATTGGATTTCCTCAATAAAATGCTTCTTTATCCCAAGGCACCCTGTTTGTTGGGTAAAAAATGA
- a CDS encoding winged helix-turn-helix transcriptional regulator translates to MKISKEELHLFLKEGEGLTLEFKEKFHSRIDEDLVAFANSRGGCLLLGVREDSSIAGEKLSNSLKAKINDIARNLKPSLQVEICEVETVIVIQVPEGTDKPYSCSSGYYKRLNGNTQKMNHEEVRSMFCETDVIPFEEKKTKGFGVTDLSRTKINSFVQEAGISIGKSSPLNFLKSLKVADSKGIKNAAVLFFAKNAGDFIPQSQLVLLAFKGVEKLNILDRRDVRDDLFTQFNEALQFIKKHLNVRSEITGLDRKDLYEIPLEALREAVVNALMHRDYSIRGSQVSIEIYEDRLEIINPGGLAEGLSPKAFGNISVRRNELISDLFFRLHKVERIGMGVKKIKAILALAGLRAPKFELEGLFKIILFRPKKTTQKTTQKTTQKILELIQENPQITRTELAKNIGLSEGGVKYYLRNLQKKGNINRVGGDKGGMWRVVLNPIFSTEDLFKPTLFQSDKTTQKTTQKTTQKILELIQENPRITRRQMAEMLGLSEEGVKYHLKLLQTKGKITRLGSDREGEWKVL, encoded by the coding sequence ATGAAAATTTCAAAAGAAGAGCTGCATCTGTTTTTGAAAGAAGGCGAAGGGCTCACCCTTGAATTCAAAGAGAAGTTTCACTCTCGTATTGACGAAGACCTGGTCGCTTTTGCCAATTCCAGGGGGGGGTGTTTGTTATTGGGAGTTCGAGAGGATTCCTCTATTGCAGGCGAAAAGTTAAGTAATTCTTTAAAAGCAAAAATTAATGATATTGCCCGAAATCTCAAACCTTCACTTCAGGTAGAAATTTGCGAAGTAGAAACTGTGATTGTCATCCAGGTACCTGAAGGCACAGACAAACCTTATAGTTGTAGTTCTGGATATTACAAACGCCTGAACGGTAACACCCAGAAAATGAATCACGAAGAAGTTCGTAGCATGTTTTGTGAAACGGACGTGATTCCCTTTGAAGAAAAAAAAACAAAAGGTTTTGGTGTAACGGATTTATCGCGAACTAAAATTAACTCATTTGTTCAAGAAGCGGGGATTAGCATTGGGAAATCCTCCCCACTGAATTTTCTCAAAAGTTTGAAAGTTGCCGATTCGAAAGGAATTAAAAACGCGGCAGTCCTCTTTTTCGCAAAAAATGCAGGTGATTTTATCCCTCAATCTCAATTGGTCCTACTGGCTTTTAAAGGCGTTGAGAAACTGAATATCCTGGATCGTCGCGATGTCCGGGATGATTTATTCACTCAATTTAATGAAGCGCTGCAGTTTATTAAAAAGCACTTAAATGTTCGTAGTGAAATTACTGGACTAGACCGAAAAGATCTTTACGAAATTCCGCTAGAAGCGCTTCGAGAAGCAGTAGTCAATGCTCTCATGCACCGGGACTACAGCATTAGAGGTAGCCAGGTGAGTATTGAAATTTATGAAGATAGACTGGAAATTATCAACCCAGGCGGCTTGGCAGAAGGGCTGTCTCCCAAGGCTTTTGGCAATATTTCTGTCCGTAGAAACGAATTGATTTCCGATCTTTTTTTTCGTCTCCACAAGGTGGAACGTATTGGGATGGGAGTTAAGAAAATAAAGGCCATTCTTGCTTTGGCAGGTCTCCGAGCCCCCAAGTTTGAGTTAGAAGGTTTATTTAAAATTATCCTTTTCCGCCCTAAAAAAACTACCCAGAAAACTACCCAGAAAACTACCCAGAAAATTTTGGAGCTGATTCAAGAAAATCCACAAATCACCCGTACTGAATTGGCCAAAAATATCGGCTTGAGCGAAGGTGGGGTTAAGTATTATTTAAGGAATCTGCAAAAGAAAGGTAACATTAATCGTGTGGGGGGAGATAAAGGAGGTATGTGGAGGGTGGTGTTGAATCCAATTTTTTCAACAGAAGATCTATTTAAACCTACCCTGTTTCAGTCAGACAAAACTACCCAGAAAACTACCCAGAAAACTACCCAGAAAATTTTGGAGCTGATTCAAGAAAATCCACGAATCACTCGAAGGCAAATGGCGGAAATGCTGGGTTTAAGTGAGGAGGGGGTGAAGTATCATTTAAAGCTACTGCAGACAAAAGGGAAGATTACGCGTTTGGGCTCGGACCGAGAAGGGGAGTGGAAGGTGCTATGA
- a CDS encoding MMPL family transporter: MATFPKLYQLSALHPKLVLFIALTLTLLSLWFSQKLHIESDFSSLLPTQTESLKNIHELKKYFGNSGFLYVTLEDTKVGTGKKNAESFTDQLLGRIEKMPHVSFVDYKKPVDFFKKRMWLYLDLADLQEMETRVDKGMQLEANGVNPMMGRWMSFADQADLPDLTFQDIIQKYEKRSGVQFQDNSAQQPGENPFSVLRIKLEQTKHNQETMEGLLFAIRRSETEIKKEKPQFSSVEVNFTGEYQTDLEQTSHAEKEIRKSSFFVVFLLILVLFLYFRDVSGMFLVGVPLLIGLLWTGGLVYLFLGHLNIITGFAGAILGGLGSDYGIYLLTRYYQERSLGKSFTEALDLTFSSGGTAKATYASMLTTVVSFLALLFSNFGMFVEFGLVGALGLVANYVAMITLIPACLSLKAAKVARSQDSRLPGVQEDSKAHRFIAFLCRPYFPRFVLFLFFLLCLFSSTTLKEKSKIYFEDGNMEDRNLPATQLYNKVSQMMQASLSPTLLMVNGKGNEEKLLEALQHKLKSAAPDTLVYNDVAGLSTFLPKDQNEKKEILVRLGEKYKQINLFWNKKKESFLESIQESLNVKSISREDIPPEIRRMFESPKDPDVFLIYLFPAFGRGNLENMTRYYEGVLNLKKEIAVPFIQADGSFIEHDIIQLIQKEAPRGLFLILFCLGGILLWSVRPWPHALAIFTCLVTSLILLSAVLTFMHIRLNILNIGVFPIILGTGVNCFIHLDHRLKELKDMDKTLKNYLSTILVCNLTTIIGFSALLIIPSEGLRSVGWVAVLGLSLITFVCAFVFPRFLVLKRVGTLR; encoded by the coding sequence ATGGCCACCTTTCCAAAACTCTATCAACTCTCCGCCCTCCATCCCAAGCTGGTGCTGTTTATCGCCTTGACCCTCACGCTACTTTCCCTGTGGTTCTCTCAAAAGTTGCACATTGAAAGTGATTTTTCTTCACTCCTTCCTACTCAAACAGAAAGTCTTAAAAATATACACGAGTTGAAAAAATATTTTGGAAATTCTGGTTTCCTGTATGTCACCCTAGAAGATACCAAGGTCGGTACTGGCAAAAAGAATGCAGAAAGTTTTACCGATCAACTGCTGGGCCGCATCGAAAAAATGCCTCATGTCAGTTTTGTGGATTATAAAAAGCCCGTCGATTTCTTTAAAAAAAGAATGTGGCTCTATCTTGATTTGGCAGATCTTCAAGAGATGGAAACCCGCGTCGACAAAGGTATGCAACTCGAAGCCAATGGCGTGAATCCCATGATGGGAAGATGGATGAGTTTTGCAGATCAAGCAGATCTTCCCGACCTGACTTTTCAGGATATTATCCAAAAATATGAAAAAAGAAGTGGGGTTCAATTTCAGGATAATTCCGCTCAGCAGCCTGGAGAAAACCCTTTTTCGGTTTTACGCATCAAGTTAGAACAAACCAAGCACAATCAGGAAACAATGGAGGGGCTTCTCTTTGCGATACGGCGCTCTGAAACGGAAATTAAAAAAGAGAAACCTCAATTTTCTTCGGTGGAGGTGAATTTTACCGGTGAGTACCAAACCGATTTAGAGCAAACCTCTCATGCCGAAAAAGAAATTCGTAAGTCTTCTTTCTTTGTCGTTTTTCTTTTGATTTTGGTTTTATTTCTCTATTTTCGTGATGTTAGCGGCATGTTCTTGGTGGGTGTCCCTTTGTTGATTGGTCTGCTCTGGACTGGAGGTTTGGTCTATCTCTTCTTGGGTCACCTCAATATCATCACCGGCTTTGCGGGGGCTATTTTGGGAGGGCTGGGAAGCGACTACGGAATTTATCTACTTACCCGTTATTATCAGGAACGCTCTTTAGGTAAAAGTTTCACGGAGGCCTTGGACCTTACTTTTTCCAGTGGAGGAACGGCTAAGGCGACTTATGCGTCGATGTTGACGACGGTCGTTTCCTTTTTGGCCCTTTTGTTTTCCAATTTTGGGATGTTTGTAGAGTTTGGTTTAGTAGGTGCCCTGGGTTTGGTTGCCAATTATGTGGCCATGATTACCTTAATTCCTGCCTGTCTTTCCCTGAAGGCTGCAAAGGTTGCACGGAGTCAGGATTCTCGTTTACCTGGTGTCCAGGAGGATTCAAAAGCCCACCGTTTTATTGCGTTTCTTTGCAGACCCTACTTTCCGCGATTTGTTTTATTTCTCTTTTTTTTACTTTGCCTTTTTTCTTCTACCACCCTGAAAGAAAAATCGAAGATTTATTTTGAAGATGGAAACATGGAAGATCGCAATCTGCCGGCCACCCAGTTGTATAATAAGGTAAGCCAGATGATGCAGGCCTCCCTTTCCCCTACCTTGCTGATGGTGAATGGAAAAGGGAATGAAGAAAAATTATTGGAGGCCTTACAGCATAAACTTAAAAGTGCGGCACCGGATACGCTGGTCTATAACGATGTGGCCGGCCTCTCTACTTTTTTACCCAAAGATCAAAATGAAAAAAAAGAAATCTTGGTGCGCCTGGGTGAGAAATATAAACAGATCAATCTGTTCTGGAATAAAAAGAAGGAAAGTTTTTTGGAAAGTATTCAGGAGAGCCTGAATGTTAAATCGATTAGCCGGGAGGATATTCCCCCAGAAATTCGACGCATGTTTGAATCGCCCAAAGATCCGGATGTTTTTTTGATTTACTTATTTCCTGCTTTTGGCCGAGGGAATCTGGAAAACATGACCCGTTATTACGAAGGCGTTTTGAATCTCAAAAAAGAAATCGCGGTTCCTTTCATTCAGGCCGATGGCTCTTTCATCGAGCATGACATTATCCAGCTGATACAAAAAGAGGCCCCTCGAGGTTTATTCCTAATTCTGTTTTGTCTGGGTGGCATTCTGCTTTGGAGTGTAAGACCTTGGCCCCATGCCTTGGCCATTTTTACTTGCTTGGTGACTTCACTCATTCTTCTTTCGGCGGTTCTTACTTTTATGCATATTCGTTTAAACATTCTCAACATCGGGGTGTTTCCCATTATTTTGGGAACCGGAGTGAACTGTTTTATTCATTTGGATCATCGCTTAAAAGAACTGAAAGATATGGATAAAACGCTAAAGAATTATCTCAGTACGATTCTTGTCTGTAATCTTACCACAATCATTGGTTTTTCGGCTTTACTGATTATCCCCAGCGAAGGCTTGCGCTCTGTGGGCTGGGTGGCGGTGTTGGGTTTGAGCCTTATTACTTTTGTGTGTGCCTTTGTGTTCCCGAGGTTTTTGGTGTTGAAAAGAGTGGGGACTTTGCGATGA
- a CDS encoding PIG-L family deacetylase — protein sequence MNEVLIISPHYDDAVFSCGGILSNPSQDYQFEVLNVFSHSGRRTAQRKKEEAAASEYLNYQSHSLGFSDYERRDFFGFLPSRMHRFLGAEDEEVFKKVETAFLDFLKNKNFHSLYFPLGIGMHIDHEICFRLAKSLSKQNSGEIYFYEDLPYALLPGLTELRLFQLGISSPESLAGWQDMADFLYTRPFWKRLKIFKKILTPLIKNFWQKRLRVLGQLPLKAKYFYLGYSLEMKNKAACLYESQVKDFFSSPEDSLECFKKYSEKVGVDYPSERVWQLL from the coding sequence ATGAATGAAGTTTTAATTATTTCCCCTCACTACGATGATGCGGTTTTTTCCTGTGGGGGAATTCTTTCCAATCCCTCTCAAGACTATCAATTCGAAGTTCTAAATGTGTTTTCGCATTCTGGGAGAAGAACCGCCCAAAGAAAAAAAGAAGAGGCAGCCGCCTCCGAATATTTAAATTATCAAAGTCATAGTCTCGGGTTTTCTGATTATGAACGACGAGATTTTTTTGGTTTTTTACCCTCTCGCATGCATCGATTTTTAGGTGCAGAAGATGAAGAGGTTTTCAAGAAAGTCGAAACCGCTTTTCTGGATTTTTTAAAAAATAAAAACTTTCACTCTCTCTATTTTCCACTGGGCATAGGAATGCATATCGACCACGAAATCTGTTTTCGCTTGGCGAAAAGTTTGTCGAAACAGAATTCCGGCGAGATTTATTTTTATGAGGATTTGCCTTATGCCTTGTTGCCAGGTTTGACTGAACTTCGTCTTTTCCAGCTTGGAATATCAAGTCCTGAATCTTTAGCTGGCTGGCAAGACATGGCTGATTTTCTCTATACCCGACCTTTCTGGAAGAGGCTTAAAATTTTTAAAAAAATACTCACTCCACTCATTAAAAACTTTTGGCAAAAACGGCTGCGTGTTCTAGGGCAGCTTCCATTGAAAGCGAAGTATTTTTATTTAGGGTATTCTCTTGAAATGAAAAACAAGGCGGCTTGTTTGTATGAGAGCCAAGTCAAAGATTTTTTTTCTTCACCGGAAGATTCCCTGGAGTGTTTTAAAAAATATTCAGAAAAAGTGGGAGTGGATTATCCCAGTGAGAGAGTGTGGCAGTTGCTTTAA
- a CDS encoding DUF2442 domain-containing protein — translation MNFLAIEIEIPSIDNVNITEDSLSVDLSDGRTITAPLAWFPRLLNSTQKERKNWRLIGNGYGIHWETIDEDISMENLLAGKGSGESQASLNKWLQKRIIHKNGKY, via the coding sequence ATGAATTTTTTGGCCATTGAAATAGAAATACCTTCAATTGATAATGTAAATATTACCGAAGATAGCCTAAGTGTAGACTTAAGTGATGGCCGAACTATAACGGCCCCCCTGGCTTGGTTCCCTCGACTTCTAAATTCCACGCAAAAGGAAAGAAAAAACTGGCGTTTAATTGGAAATGGGTATGGCATTCATTGGGAAACAATTGATGAAGATATAAGTATGGAAAACTTACTTGCAGGTAAAGGTTCTGGAGAAAGTCAGGCCTCTCTTAACAAATGGCTACAGAAACGTATTATTCACAAAAACGGAAAATATTAA
- a CDS encoding flippase-like domain-containing protein → MKSTFKKSLPYFTFLISLLLLAFCFQEISWQEFRLSLQQISWKFLAFAFIPLLSLVFVKSLQWKCFSKEKREIPFSSLFEAISTWLMMVNLLPFWMGEAFLIYILGQRFQFGKTYSTSLLTLDQIFEGLSLMCIFSLLILAHQIPTWMQIPIHVFFIGIFFFYFLLLILAYRFRHSKRLLHEEMKLKNRMFQVFKNWASELSLLHRLGPTLFSLFFALCIKALEYFSLTLLQWGLGLTLPWWAPLLIIAGLNLALMIPMAPANLGVFEATVFYLYQNLGVHSGDCMVLALSYHGLYLAALVLPGYFVFVKRGFRLPGPNNVFN, encoded by the coding sequence ATGAAAAGTACCTTTAAAAAATCACTTCCCTATTTTACTTTTCTGATTTCCCTACTTCTGCTCGCCTTTTGTTTCCAAGAAATCTCCTGGCAAGAATTCCGACTTTCTCTGCAACAAATTTCCTGGAAGTTTTTGGCTTTCGCTTTTATTCCCCTTTTGTCTTTGGTGTTTGTCAAAAGCCTGCAGTGGAAATGTTTTTCCAAAGAGAAACGAGAGATTCCGTTTTCAAGTTTGTTTGAAGCCATTTCCACCTGGTTGATGATGGTCAACCTACTTCCCTTCTGGATGGGAGAAGCGTTTCTGATTTATATTCTGGGCCAACGTTTCCAATTTGGAAAAACTTATTCCACGTCCCTTCTTACTCTAGATCAAATCTTTGAAGGGCTTTCGTTGATGTGCATTTTTTCATTGTTGATTTTGGCTCATCAAATTCCAACTTGGATGCAAATCCCCATCCATGTTTTTTTTATAGGGATTTTCTTTTTTTATTTTCTGCTTTTGATTTTGGCCTATCGTTTTCGGCATTCCAAACGCTTGCTTCATGAAGAGATGAAATTGAAAAATCGAATGTTTCAGGTATTTAAAAACTGGGCGAGTGAACTTTCACTTCTTCATCGTTTGGGGCCTACTCTTTTCTCGCTTTTTTTTGCCCTCTGTATTAAAGCACTCGAATATTTCTCTCTCACTCTCTTGCAATGGGGTTTAGGTTTAACTCTTCCCTGGTGGGCTCCCCTACTGATTATTGCGGGGCTCAATTTGGCTTTGATGATTCCTATGGCGCCTGCCAATCTAGGGGTGTTTGAGGCCACGGTATTTTATTTATATCAAAATTTGGGAGTGCATTCGGGAGACTGTATGGTTTTGGCTTTAAGCTACCATGGCCTGTATTTAGCGGCTTTGGTGTTGCCGGGATATTTTGTGTTTGTAAAAAGAGGGTTTCGTTTGCCGGGGCCAAACAATGTTTTTAATTAA
- a CDS encoding ChaN family lipoprotein, with translation MRKSNLSPREELLKIQRQIFLQNKKRIEDSVFVREKSFETYQKNYFKRLKNYQKVVDIETLESALQKAQLIYVGDYHTNKQSQRTFLRLLKRLKKKKASFVIALELLHARYQKQIEAYLQDKISEELFLKQIQLKKRWYIDLWPHFAPLFHFAKHHQVSLYAIEAAPENSSLRQRDEEMAGQLLKIHRQYPKQKILVLVGDLHLAPEHLPHEFEKLLSAEEKPLETLSIYQNSADIYWKLAEQKKEEKIEVVQLDERSFCMLNTPPIVWQQSYLNWLEQEGDEIEFVDARSQVLSLAGRIARFLGLKLSSAKDDLEVYTCGDLSFLERLKKEEDFSAKEITQIKQQILASESYTIPRKKIIYLGSLSLNHAAEEAAHFLKYLCSGEEFERDSADAFYANILHETLGFFGSKIINHKRKCMQGGDYKKLIQYLRKLGGNIPRERQLELEIARLILQHIQLEKKDLTISEHSLFKKHLLFFGVTHGLGYRLGDKLYYAMMQGKISKSQIRELFVDPFRHSGQAAEVYRWLIRKVEGVKLPKRV, from the coding sequence ATGCGCAAGTCCAATCTTAGCCCCCGAGAAGAACTGCTCAAAATCCAACGCCAGATTTTTCTGCAAAACAAAAAACGCATTGAAGACTCGGTTTTTGTACGCGAAAAAAGTTTTGAAACCTACCAAAAGAATTATTTCAAAAGATTAAAGAATTATCAAAAGGTTGTGGACATCGAAACACTTGAGTCTGCTCTCCAGAAAGCCCAGCTCATTTATGTGGGCGATTACCATACCAACAAGCAATCGCAGCGCACTTTTTTGCGCCTTTTGAAACGTCTCAAAAAGAAGAAGGCTTCTTTTGTGATTGCCCTAGAATTGCTGCATGCTCGCTATCAAAAGCAGATTGAGGCTTACCTGCAAGATAAAATCTCAGAAGAATTATTTCTTAAGCAGATTCAATTGAAAAAAAGATGGTACATCGATTTATGGCCACACTTTGCACCCCTTTTTCATTTTGCAAAACATCATCAAGTTTCTCTCTATGCCATCGAGGCGGCGCCGGAGAATTCCAGCCTGCGGCAGCGGGATGAAGAGATGGCAGGGCAGCTTTTAAAAATCCATCGTCAGTATCCCAAACAGAAAATACTGGTTTTGGTAGGTGACCTGCATTTGGCCCCCGAGCATTTGCCACACGAATTCGAAAAATTACTTTCAGCAGAAGAAAAACCCTTGGAAACCCTGAGCATTTATCAAAATTCTGCTGATATTTACTGGAAGTTGGCCGAACAAAAAAAGGAAGAGAAAATAGAAGTGGTGCAGTTGGATGAGCGCTCCTTTTGCATGCTCAACACCCCTCCCATTGTCTGGCAGCAGAGTTACCTCAACTGGCTGGAGCAGGAAGGGGATGAAATCGAATTTGTAGACGCCAGGTCTCAGGTGTTGAGTTTGGCAGGCCGAATTGCCCGTTTTTTAGGCCTGAAGCTTTCTTCTGCAAAAGACGATCTCGAGGTCTATACCTGCGGAGATTTGAGTTTTTTAGAACGGCTTAAAAAAGAGGAAGATTTTAGCGCAAAGGAAATCACGCAAATCAAACAGCAAATTTTGGCGAGTGAATCTTACACCATCCCACGAAAAAAAATTATTTATTTGGGATCTCTTTCCCTGAACCATGCGGCAGAAGAAGCGGCTCATTTTTTAAAATACCTTTGCTCAGGAGAAGAGTTTGAACGGGATTCAGCCGATGCCTTTTATGCCAATATTTTGCATGAAACTTTGGGCTTTTTTGGTTCCAAAATTATTAACCACAAACGCAAATGCATGCAGGGGGGTGATTATAAAAAACTGATTCAATACTTGAGAAAATTGGGGGGCAACATTCCGCGCGAACGTCAGTTGGAGCTGGAAATTGCTCGTTTGATTCTTCAACACATTCAACTCGAAAAGAAAGATCTGACAATTTCAGAGCACTCTCTTTTCAAAAAGCATCTCTTATTTTTCGGAGTAACCCATGGCCTGGGTTATCGTTTGGGCGATAAACTTTATTATGCGATGATGCAGGGAAAGATTTCCAAAAGTCAGATTCGGGAATTGTTTGTAGATCCCTTTCGACATTCGGGACAAGCGGCCGAGGTGTATCGCTGGCTGATCAGGAAGGTGGAGGGAGTGAAGTTGCCGAAGAGGGTTTGA